A window of Cryptomeria japonica chromosome 3, Sugi_1.0, whole genome shotgun sequence contains these coding sequences:
- the LOC131050936 gene encoding CRIB domain-containing protein RIC10, with protein MRERIEKFAVMPFTISCATPSSTAIKDQHIKKPTGGDSVLSRTSSAAKSEVKYINVAKNSNSGTKNSLQRETSFSSSPPVESSIFTIPFSKSLISNKLQRFFKGLRALTQLFVYKEEEMQIGYPTDVKHVAHIGWDGSSGSCRSWIGDLRGPANHSSANSNDESELEQPRCSSWIEDAPSLPDWTPQDLLGTLGLHPPSPQFNLFKAAEAKAEKAKSMSFESKKATSSLQMM; from the exons ATGAGAGAGAGGATAGAGAAATTTGCAGTCATGCCATTTACAATCAGCTGTGCTACTCCTTCAAGTACTGCAATCAAAGACCAACATATCAAAAAACCAACTGGTGGGGATTCTGTGCTTTCAAGGACTTCTTCGGCTGCTAAGTCAGAAGTCAAGTATATAAATGTTGCAAAAAATTCTAATTCAGGAACCAAAAACTCTCTTCAGAGAG AAACGTCATTTTCATCGTCCCCTCCAGTTGAAAGTTCCATATTCACAATCCCTTTTTCCAAATCCTTAATATCCAATAAATTGCAGAGATTTTTCAAAGGACTCAGAGCACTTACGCAACTCTTTG TCTATAAAGAGGAGGAGATGCAGATTGGATATCCTACAGATGTCAAGCATGTCGCTCACATTGGGTGGGATGGATCCTCTGGAAGTTGCAGAAGCTGG ATTGGCGACTTGAGAGGACCTGCAAACCATTCATCAGCTAACAGTAATGATGAATCTGAATTGGAGCAGCCAAGATGTTCAAGTTGGATTGAGGATGCTCCATCTCTTCCTGATTGGACTCCACAGG ATCTGTTGGGCACTCTTGGACTTCATCCACCAAGTCCACAGTTTAACCTCTTCAAGGCAGCTGAGGCAAAGGCAGAGAAAGCCAAGAGCATGTCATTTGAATCCAAAAAAGCCACATCATCCCTTCAAATGATGTAA